Proteins encoded in a region of the Spiribacter sp. 1M189 genome:
- a CDS encoding acyl-CoA dehydrogenase family protein — MESVHALDEVWTRDPRELAARELAPLAATIDRDGLYPEGFMRTLGDHGLYNRHTAAGGHDFASAIDAMAEVSRVCMSTGFCHWCHDALTWYLDNAEEAATREKWLEAVASGRLLGGTGLSNGMKNVAAIEELKIRVRRVDGGYLANGTLPWVSNLADHHVFAAVFLEPDSDRRVMALVDCAQAGFSLKQCAEFIALEGSGTYACHFKDVFIPDDHVISHDAAAFLPRIRAGFVLLQMGMPLGVIAACIDIIEDMSRTHAHVNAFLDEQPDTLRTELEDLRGAVNALAEEVASGSDDRLFRDVLQVRERASVLSLRASQAAMLHAGARGYLADSAVQRKLRESYFVAIVTPAIKHIRKELARLEAA, encoded by the coding sequence ATGGAATCGGTACACGCACTCGACGAGGTATGGACGCGTGACCCCCGCGAACTCGCCGCGAGGGAGCTTGCACCGCTCGCGGCAACGATTGATCGGGATGGGCTTTATCCCGAGGGGTTCATGCGAACACTGGGCGATCACGGGCTCTATAACCGCCACACGGCGGCCGGAGGGCATGACTTCGCGAGTGCCATCGATGCCATGGCTGAGGTGTCCCGCGTCTGCATGTCGACCGGTTTTTGCCATTGGTGCCACGACGCACTGACCTGGTACCTGGACAACGCCGAGGAGGCGGCGACCCGGGAGAAGTGGCTCGAAGCGGTCGCAAGCGGTCGGCTGCTGGGCGGCACCGGGCTCTCCAATGGCATGAAAAACGTCGCCGCCATCGAGGAGCTTAAAATCCGCGTCAGGCGGGTGGACGGTGGTTATCTCGCTAATGGAACCCTGCCCTGGGTCTCCAACCTTGCCGATCATCATGTCTTCGCCGCCGTGTTCCTCGAACCTGACAGCGACCGTCGCGTCATGGCGCTGGTCGACTGCGCGCAGGCAGGCTTTTCCCTGAAACAGTGCGCCGAGTTCATCGCGCTTGAGGGCAGCGGCACCTACGCATGCCATTTCAAAGACGTGTTTATCCCGGATGATCACGTGATCAGCCACGATGCCGCAGCCTTCCTGCCGCGTATCCGCGCAGGGTTCGTCTTGTTACAGATGGGTATGCCGCTCGGCGTCATTGCGGCCTGCATCGACATCATAGAAGACATGAGCCGGACGCATGCGCATGTCAATGCATTCCTCGATGAGCAGCCGGATACCTTACGCACGGAGCTCGAAGACCTGCGGGGCGCCGTGAACGCCCTGGCCGAGGAGGTTGCATCGGGATCCGACGATCGTTTGTTCCGGGATGTACTCCAGGTCCGGGAGCGGGCATCGGTGCTGAGTCTCAGGGCGTCGCAGGCGGCAATGCTACACGCCGGCGCCCGCGGCTACC